The sequence GTGTCATGAGCTTGAATGAAAGGGTGGCATCATTAGATGCACCGCTGGATATCGATCCAATGCTCACTATTGGCGAATCGATTCCGGATGATCAGCACGATGGCCCGGAAGCTATTTTACAAAATGCGGAAGTAGAGCGTTATGTGCGCGAATGGCTGAAACAGCTTAATGAAAAACAACGTATTGTGATTGAACGCCGTTATGGTCTCAACGGCTATGAGGTCTGTACACTGGAAGATTTAGCCGCCAATTTAAATTTAACCCGCGAGCGTGTGCGTCAGATTCAAATTGAAGCACTGGAACAGTTACGCCGCATCTTACGTCGCTATGGCGTAACGAGTGATGTCTTACTCTGATCGGGCCTTTGCTCTGCATATAAAAAACCCGTGCGATCCACTGGTTTTTTATATATTTATGATGTTGTTATTTCAATTGTTTTAGCTGCATCTATTTATTAATAATTTCTGTATGATTTTTGTAAAGCAATTTTTGATATTACTTTAATAGGGTAGTTATGTTTTTGATATTGGCTAGGGGTAATTGGTCAGTATATCGAATTTATTGTATTTCTATTGGCATAGATTCAGGCTGGCTTTGTTTGTTATTATTTGGTGAGCATTAAAGTAGATTTGTTTGTAACGTGTTTAAAAAAACCCAGATAAATTATTTTACACTGGGTTTTTTTGATCTTAATGATTCAGATTAAATCCCGCGCAGCAAATCATTAATGCTGGTTTTTGCGCGGGTTTTTGCGTCAACTTTTTTGACGATCACTGCGCAGTACAGGCTGTATTTACCGTCTGCAGATGGCAGGTTGCCCGATACCACCACGGAGCCAGCCGGAATGCGGCCATAAGTCACTTCGCCGGTTTCACGGTCGTAAATCTTGGTGCTTTGGCCAATATAAACACCCATCGAAATCACCGAGCCTTCTTCAACAATCACGCCTTCAACCACTTCAGAGCGTGCGCCGATAAAGCAGTTGTCTTCGATAATGGTTGGGTTAGCTTGTAGTGGTTCGAGCACGCCGCCAATGCCTACACCACCGGACAGATGTACGTTTTTACCAATCTGCGCGCAGCTGCCCACAGTGGCCCAGGTGTCTACCATGGTGCCTTCGTCTACATAGGCGCCGATATTCACGTAAGAAGGCATCAACACCACGTTTTTGCCGATGAAGGAGCCACGACGCGCCATAGCATTAGGCACAACACGAAAGCCACCCTCGCGGAAATCGTTGTCGCTGTAATCAGCAAATTTTGAAGGTACTTTGTCGAAATACTGGGTGCAGCCGCCATTCATAGGGACATTGTCGTTAATGCGGAAAGACAGCAGCACGGCTTTTTTAAGCCACTGATGGGTATGCCATTCTCCATCAATCTTTTCTGCTACGCGGTATTCACCCTTATCCAGGCCCAAAATCACGCTATTAATCGTTTCACGCAGCTCGGATGGCACATTGGCAGGGGTGATCTCTGCACGGTTTTCAAAAGCAGTTTCGATGATTTGCTGAAGTTGGCTCATGGTGCTTCCTTGGTTAGGTTATTCGTAAAGCGGGTAAAACCCGCCAAAGTGGTGACGTGGTATTCAGATGCGTGGCAGGTTTTACCCGCCCCGCATGATCTTAAAAAGAGGTATCAATATGGCGTTGGCAAAAGCGAACAATGCGCTCTGCTGCCGAAATACAATCGTTTAGTGGTGCGACTAAGGCTATGCGGATATAGCCAACACCGGGATTGATGCCGTGGGCGCTGCGAGCTAGAAAACTACCGGGTAAAACGGTGACGTATTCCTCTTTAAATAGCTGAAGGGCAAATGCAGCATCGTCTCCTCTGACTTTTGCCCAGAGATAAAAAGCGGCATCCGGCATGCTGATGTTTAAAACGCTTTGTAGCAAGGGGGTAATAGCGGCAAATTTCTGGCTATAGAGCGAGCGATTTTCGATCACATGTGCTTCATCATTCCAAGCTGCTGTGCTTGCGGCTTGCACCATCGGGCTCATCGCACAGCCGTGATAGGTACGGTAGAGTAAGAATTGTGCTAAAAGTTTCGCATCCCCGGCTACAAAGCCAGAGCGTAAGCCGGGTACATTCGAGCGTTTTGATAGGGACGAGAAAATCACTAGATTATGGTAGTCGCGCCCCAGCTTAGCTGCCGCTTCGAGTGCGCCAAGTGGCTTATCTTCGCCGAAATAAATTTCTGAATAACACTCATCGGATGCAATCACAAAGCCATATCGATCTGACAAGGCAAATAGTTTTTGCCAGTCGGCAAGGGATGCGACTGCGCCAGTTGGATTGCCGGGCGAGCAGGCAAAAACCAGCTGGGTGCGTTGCCAGATAGCAGGCGGTACGGCATCCCAATCAGGCTGAAAGCGGTTTTCTGCATTGCAGTTTACAAAATAAGGCTTGGCCCCCGCTAAAAGAGCCGCTCCTTCGTAAATTTGATAAAAGGGATTGGGGGAGAGCACCAAGGGTTGCTGTTCAGAACGCGTATCAACAATAGTTTGGGCAAAAGCAAACAGCGCTTCGCGGCTACCGTTCACCGGAATGATCTCTGTTGTTGGGTTAGGTGCAGTAATGTTGTAACGGTTGGCGAGCCAGCTGCTGATACTTTGCCTGAGCTCATCCGAGCCTAAGGTGGCCGGGTAGGCAGATAGCCCGTCAAAGTGTGCGGTTAGTGCATCGGTTATCAGCCTGGGTGTGGCATGTTTGGGCTCACCAATGGATAAATTGATATGAGCCAACGCCGGATTGGGGCTAAGGCCTGCAAAAAGTTGCTTAAGTTTTTGAAACGGATAGGGCTGAAGCAAAGAGAGTTGCGGCGTCATAACGATCCGAGGGCACTGGGGAAAACCCCGATTATAGTGGCAGAGCGCCATCAGGTCTTGTGGCGCTTAATTGTCAGCGAAGGCAAACCTAAATCTCAAACCACGCAGATTTGGAGAGCACGGAGCTACACGGAGAAATGCATGATAAGCACGGTTTGTGCCGTGAGTCTCCCGTATTTTCTTGGGGGCTGAGCGTTTTTTATTAGAACTTACTTGAGTAAGTCGCCATATTCCTGCACCAGCTTGCGTACTTTTCCTGCAACGACTGCCGAGCAGTAAGGTTGCTGTGGATTTTGATCAAAGTAATCCTGATGGTAGGTTTCAGCAGGCCAGAATGTGGCGGCAGGTGTAATGGTCGTGACGATTGGGTCTTCGTATTGGCTGGCTAATTCAGCAATCATTTTTTTTGCGCTTAGCGCTTGCGCTTCGCTGTGGAAAAAAAGGCTGGAGCGATATTGTGTGCCTACATCCTCGCCCTGGCGATTAAGCGTGGTAGGGTCATGTAGGGCAAAAAATAATTCAAGCAGGGTATTGTAGCTGATGATAGCCGGATCAAAAGTCAGCTGAATGACCTCGGCATGGCCGGTGTCGCCAGCGCATACCGCTTTGTAAGCTGGCGCATCGACACTACCGCCCATATAGCCACAATCAACCTGTGATACGCCACGCAGGCGGGCAAAGGTGGCGTCGAGACACCAGAAGCAGCCGCCAGCAAAGGTTGCAATTTCGCTCATGATTTGTTTCCCTGTTTAATTGTTCGGGTTAATGGCTTATTGCCGCGCACCGCGCAGATTGCTGGGCAGCGGGCCGCTGAAATTACAGCGGTAGGGGTTGATATCCAATCCGCCACGGCGGGTGTAACGCGCATAAACAGCAAGCTTTATCGGAGCACAATCACGCATGATGTCAACAAAAATACGCTCTACACATTGCTCGTGAAATTCATTGTGATTGCGAAATGAAATTAAATAGCGCAGCAGAGATTCACGATTAATCGGCTTACCGGTATAGCTGATTTGGATGCTGGCCCAATCGGGCTGGCCGGTTACAAGGCAGTTGGACTTTAGTAAGTTGGATGTTAAAGACTCGGTAATGGTGGTTTCGCCGCTGTCACATTTTAATAAACCAGCCAGAGGGCTGTACTGATCCACTTCAATATCCAGATTATCAATGCAATAGCCATCGAGCTCTGTAAGGCGCTGTTGGTGAAATTGCTCCGGGATGATCAGCTGAACACCAATATTTGTGCCTGTTGCTGTAGATAAGTCGGCTTGCAGCAGGCTTTGTAAGGCTTCGCGTGTTTCCAATTTAGTCTGATTAAAACTATTTAAATAAAGCTTAAATGATTTTGATTCGATAATGTTCGGGCTGCTGGCCGGGATATTAAAAATAGCAATGGCGACCTGCGGTTTACCCCGGCTATTGAGCCAGGATAGCTCGTAGCCATTCCAGATATCCATCCCCATAAACGGTAGCGTTTCACCTAAACCAATTTCCTGGCGTTTGCCTGCGCGTGAAATGGGAAAAAGTAGGCTGGGATCGTATTCAGTAATGTAGCTGACTGTTTTGCCCAGGGGGGAGTGTTCAACGTCGCTCACAAGCGCTCCTTTAAGTGGGTTGGATCAGGTAAGTGCCTGTACAAAAATTTCCCTGCTGCGTTGTGCCTTCTCGCCATGCTGCCTTTGTTGGCGGCCTTGCCGGCAGCTTTTGTATAAGCATTTAGAGGCAATAAGCTGCACTCATCTGATCATTTATGTTGCATTTTATCGTCTAAAGCTGGAGTGATGGGGAAAAACAAGAGGCTGGCTTATACTTAATTCCCCATCCTGAAGGCCCTGGATTTTTGTATGGTTTTTGTAAAAATTCAGCTGTTTGGCGGGATTTTTGATAAAAATACTTGGGGATAATCGTTTGCTAAGTTATTTCGTAAGTGTATTTTTGGCTGCAGCTTAGGGTTTATTTATATTTTCTGATCAGCCCTACCATCACGCCAAAGATTTCCAAACCCTCTTTAGGGCGGATGGGCTCATAAGCAGGGTTGTGCGGCATCAGTATATAGCCCTGTTTATCGCGGCTCAGTGTTTTAAGCGTGTATTCGCCATCAACGATTGCAACCACCACATCTCCTAAATTGGCGCTATGGCGTTTTTCTACGACGGCGATATCCCCATCGTGAATACCGGCATCAATCATTGAATCGCCTTTTACCCTGACCATCACCGAGGCGGATGGGCGCTCGATCAGGTAATCATCAATGCTAATGGCTTCGCTCATGGCGTCGTTTGCAGCAGCAGGCAGGCCGGCGGGGACCGGGAAATCAGCCAATTCACGCTCAAAGAAACGCTTGGTAGGGGCAAGGCGTTTATCGGGCGTGGTGTCCACATAGCCTGCGAGCATCAGGCGCTTTACTAGGGCTGATACAGCGGATTTGGAAGCCAGCCCGAGTAAATCACCAATCAATGAATAGGAAGGTAAGTTACGGTAGTCGGCATAATAGTCTTGCAGTTTGCCAAGGTATTCGGCGTCGCGATTGGGGTGTGCCATAAGATTTAACCTGTGCAGAACAAACGTTCTACCACTAGCGTAGTGAACGTTCGTTCTGTTGTCAAGCGGCAGCAGCCTGCCTGTTGTGTATCTGCGTAGATCAATCCAATTCAGCCAGTTTGGACTTTTACCGTACACCTTAGAGCATGCTGTTTTACAATGGCTGCCTTTCTGCTTCGCTTTGGCTGTATATCTTGAAGATTTTACTTGCCCCCATGGAGGGGCTGCTTGATTTTGTATTGCGTGATGTACTGACCCGGGTGGGAGGTATTGATATGTGCGTCACCGAGTTTATTCGGGTCAGTGGCTCTTTATTACCCAATAAAACATTTTTACGTATTGCCCCTGAGCTACTCAACGGTAGTAAAACCGTAGCAGGGGTGCCGGTGAGCGTGCAGCTGCTGGGCTCCGATCCTGTTTGTATGGCAGAAAACGCCGCACGCCTGGCTGAGCTTGGTCCTTATGAAATTGATTTGAATTTTGGTTGTCCGGCTAAAAGTGTAAATCGCCACCGTGGTGGTGCAGTGCTGTTGCAAGAGCCTGAGTTAATTCATGAGATTGTAGGGGCGGTACGCCGTGCTGTGCCTGCACATATTTCCGTGACGGCCAAGATGCGTCTTGGTTACAACGACAGTAGCCAGGCGATTGAGTGTGCGCAAGCGATGGCCAGTGCAGGTGCTGCACGGGTGGTGGTCCATGCACGTACCAAGCTCGATGGCTACAAGCCGCCTGCTTATTGGGAATTAATCCCTGCGGTGCGCGAGGCTCTGTCTGTGCCCGTCGTGGCCAATGGTGAGATCTGGACTGTGGAGGAGTTTCATCGCTGTATGGCCGTTTCAGGTTGCGATCAGATTATGCTGGGGCGGGGGATTGTGTCTAACCCGGCTTTGGCTCTGATGGCTAAGACAGGGCAGGCCCCGTTGCCATGGGCCGAGTTGCAACCTCTGTTTATTTGTTTCTGGCAATTGGTTCAGGCGCAGCACATTATGCCCAGGCACAGAGCGGGGCGAATAAAACAGTGGCTGACTTATCTGCGCCGTACTTACCCAGAGGCTGAGGCGCTGTTTGCAGAGGTTCGTACTTTAACCGAGCCGGATGATGTGGCTGCCGTATTATTGGAAAAGTAGTCGGAAAGGATAAATATGCAAGGGTATTACGATAGATTGGCTGCGGCTTTACTGCCAATGCTGGCAGACAGGGCATTAGTTCGTGATGCGGTTATTTCTGCTGTTTTTATTTTTTCTCTCATGGTTTGCCGCTCTTTAGTACGGCGGGCTATTTTACGGCGGCATGATTTAGGGTCGGAGGTACGCCGCCGCTGGGTGGTTTATCTTCGCAACTGCTCTTTGGGCGTGTTTACGCTTGGGATGATTTTTATCTGGGGGCATGAGATTCAGACTTTTGCTGTGTCGCTGGTGGCAATTGCTGCTGCGGTTGTGCTTGCAACTAAAGAAATGATTCTTTGCATGCTGGGATCTATTTTTCGCAGTAGTAGTAATGCCTTTGCAGTGGGGG comes from Iodobacter ciconiae and encodes:
- the dapD gene encoding 2,3,4,5-tetrahydropyridine-2,6-dicarboxylate N-succinyltransferase, with protein sequence MSQLQQIIETAFENRAEITPANVPSELRETINSVILGLDKGEYRVAEKIDGEWHTHQWLKKAVLLSFRINDNVPMNGGCTQYFDKVPSKFADYSDNDFREGGFRVVPNAMARRGSFIGKNVVLMPSYVNIGAYVDEGTMVDTWATVGSCAQIGKNVHLSGGVGIGGVLEPLQANPTIIEDNCFIGARSEVVEGVIVEEGSVISMGVYIGQSTKIYDRETGEVTYGRIPAGSVVVSGNLPSADGKYSLYCAVIVKKVDAKTRAKTSINDLLRGI
- the dapC gene encoding succinyldiaminopimelate transaminase, with the protein product MTPQLSLLQPYPFQKLKQLFAGLSPNPALAHINLSIGEPKHATPRLITDALTAHFDGLSAYPATLGSDELRQSISSWLANRYNITAPNPTTEIIPVNGSREALFAFAQTIVDTRSEQQPLVLSPNPFYQIYEGAALLAGAKPYFVNCNAENRFQPDWDAVPPAIWQRTQLVFACSPGNPTGAVASLADWQKLFALSDRYGFVIASDECYSEIYFGEDKPLGALEAAAKLGRDYHNLVIFSSLSKRSNVPGLRSGFVAGDAKLLAQFLLYRTYHGCAMSPMVQAASTAAWNDEAHVIENRSLYSQKFAAITPLLQSVLNISMPDAAFYLWAKVRGDDAAFALQLFKEEYVTVLPGSFLARSAHGINPGVGYIRIALVAPLNDCISAAERIVRFCQRHIDTSF
- the msrA gene encoding peptide-methionine (S)-S-oxide reductase MsrA, translated to MSEIATFAGGCFWCLDATFARLRGVSQVDCGYMGGSVDAPAYKAVCAGDTGHAEVIQLTFDPAIISYNTLLELFFALHDPTTLNRQGEDVGTQYRSSLFFHSEAQALSAKKMIAELASQYEDPIVTTITPAATFWPAETYHQDYFDQNPQQPYCSAVVAGKVRKLVQEYGDLLK
- the queF gene encoding NADPH-dependent 7-cyano-7-deazaguanine reductase QueF (Catalyzes the NADPH-dependent reduction of 7-cyano-7-deazaguanine (preQ0) to 7-aminomethyl-7-deazaguanine (preQ1) in queuosine biosynthesis); translated protein: MSDVEHSPLGKTVSYITEYDPSLLFPISRAGKRQEIGLGETLPFMGMDIWNGYELSWLNSRGKPQVAIAIFNIPASSPNIIESKSFKLYLNSFNQTKLETREALQSLLQADLSTATGTNIGVQLIIPEQFHQQRLTELDGYCIDNLDIEVDQYSPLAGLLKCDSGETTITESLTSNLLKSNCLVTGQPDWASIQISYTGKPINRESLLRYLISFRNHNEFHEQCVERIFVDIMRDCAPIKLAVYARYTRRGGLDINPYRCNFSGPLPSNLRGARQ
- a CDS encoding LexA family protein, producing MAHPNRDAEYLGKLQDYYADYRNLPSYSLIGDLLGLASKSAVSALVKRLMLAGYVDTTPDKRLAPTKRFFERELADFPVPAGLPAAANDAMSEAISIDDYLIERPSASVMVRVKGDSMIDAGIHDGDIAVVEKRHSANLGDVVVAIVDGEYTLKTLSRDKQGYILMPHNPAYEPIRPKEGLEIFGVMVGLIRKYK
- a CDS encoding tRNA-dihydrouridine synthase, whose translation is MKILLAPMEGLLDFVLRDVLTRVGGIDMCVTEFIRVSGSLLPNKTFLRIAPELLNGSKTVAGVPVSVQLLGSDPVCMAENAARLAELGPYEIDLNFGCPAKSVNRHRGGAVLLQEPELIHEIVGAVRRAVPAHISVTAKMRLGYNDSSQAIECAQAMASAGAARVVVHARTKLDGYKPPAYWELIPAVREALSVPVVANGEIWTVEEFHRCMAVSGCDQIMLGRGIVSNPALALMAKTGQAPLPWAELQPLFICFWQLVQAQHIMPRHRAGRIKQWLTYLRRTYPEAEALFAEVRTLTEPDDVAAVLLEK